A region of Ochrobactrum quorumnocens DNA encodes the following proteins:
- a CDS encoding 23S rRNA (adenine(2030)-N(6))-methyltransferase RlmJ translates to MNYRHAYHAGNFADVVKHVILSRIVEYLKRKDQAFRVIDTHAGIGLYDLRGTEAEKTGEWTGGISRVMDAVEKGEIPQAAIELLEPYLDTVRTVNKGNKLKHYPGSPLLTRHLLRKQDRLSAIELHPQDAKKLAKLFDGDYQARVIELDGWLSLGAHMPPKEKRGLVLVDPPFEIEGEFDRLVDGLVKAYKRFPGGTYAFWYPVKDRKETERFSKRLRETEIPKIMRIELAIRAQSLEPRLDGTGMIVVNPPFTLESEMQILLPCLTKLLSEEKGGNFSIQWIRGETDRT, encoded by the coding sequence ATGAATTACCGTCACGCCTATCACGCCGGGAACTTTGCTGACGTCGTCAAGCACGTCATCCTTTCCCGCATCGTTGAATATCTCAAGCGCAAGGATCAGGCCTTTCGTGTGATTGATACCCATGCGGGTATCGGTCTTTACGATCTGCGCGGCACTGAAGCTGAGAAAACCGGCGAGTGGACCGGCGGTATCAGTCGTGTGATGGATGCGGTCGAAAAAGGAGAAATTCCACAAGCGGCGATAGAACTGCTTGAGCCTTATCTCGACACAGTTCGTACGGTGAACAAAGGAAATAAGCTCAAGCATTATCCAGGCTCACCGCTCCTGACGAGACACCTGCTGCGCAAGCAGGATCGTCTTTCAGCGATTGAGCTGCACCCGCAAGATGCCAAAAAGCTGGCAAAGCTGTTTGATGGCGATTATCAGGCGCGCGTCATTGAACTTGATGGTTGGCTGTCGCTTGGTGCGCATATGCCGCCCAAGGAAAAGCGTGGGCTTGTGCTTGTTGATCCGCCGTTTGAAATAGAAGGCGAATTCGACCGTCTCGTGGATGGGCTCGTTAAGGCCTACAAGCGCTTCCCCGGTGGAACCTATGCGTTCTGGTATCCGGTGAAGGACCGCAAAGAGACGGAGCGGTTTTCGAAGCGTCTGCGCGAAACAGAGATTCCGAAAATCATGCGGATCGAACTTGCGATTCGCGCGCAGTCACTGGAACCTCGTCTTGATGGCACAGGAATGATTGTCGTGAACCCGCCCTTTACACTGGAAAGTGAGATGCAAATCCTGCTTCCCTGCCTTACCAAGTTGCTTAGCGAAGAAAAGGGGGGCAATTTCAGCATTCAATGGATACGCGGTGAGACGGATCGTACTTGA
- a CDS encoding DMT family transporter, producing MSGSVLLIVLCGAFLHASWNAIVKGSGDKFFAAASVTGAAGLVAVFFLPFLPLPHPSSWIFIGLSTITQAFYMSLVAAAYKSGDMSEAYPIMRGTPPLLVALVSAPLIGEVMGWRSWIGVILICSGVLAMALEARRRNGGTSSKTALIALANAGFIAAYTIIDGVGVRASGHTLSYTLWLFLINAFPLTGWALYREPDRFLNYVRNRWRPSLVGGLGTLGSYGLALWAMTMAPIAVVAALRETAILFGVLISAFILKEKVGLPRFLAAGLIVLGAITLRLS from the coding sequence ATGTCTGGTAGTGTTCTGCTGATAGTCCTTTGTGGCGCGTTTCTTCACGCAAGCTGGAATGCTATCGTAAAGGGGAGTGGCGACAAGTTTTTCGCAGCAGCCAGTGTTACTGGTGCAGCGGGATTAGTCGCTGTATTTTTCTTACCCTTTTTGCCGCTGCCGCATCCGTCGAGCTGGATATTTATTGGCCTATCCACGATCACGCAGGCCTTTTATATGTCGCTGGTTGCTGCCGCCTACAAATCGGGCGACATGAGCGAAGCCTATCCGATTATGCGCGGAACGCCGCCCCTGTTGGTGGCGCTGGTCAGCGCGCCACTGATTGGCGAAGTGATGGGCTGGCGTAGCTGGATCGGCGTAATCCTGATCTGTTCGGGCGTTCTGGCTATGGCGCTAGAAGCAAGGCGTCGTAACGGTGGCACTTCCAGCAAAACTGCTCTGATTGCTTTAGCCAATGCGGGCTTTATCGCAGCCTATACCATCATTGATGGCGTTGGGGTGCGCGCGTCGGGCCATACCTTGTCCTATACGCTGTGGTTGTTTCTGATAAATGCCTTCCCGCTCACTGGCTGGGCGCTCTATCGTGAGCCGGATCGGTTTCTAAACTATGTGCGTAACCGCTGGCGTCCATCGCTGGTTGGAGGGCTAGGGACACTGGGCTCATACGGCCTTGCCCTGTGGGCGATGACAATGGCGCCGATTGCAGTAGTCGCAGCTTTGCGAGAGACAGCGATCCTGTTTGGTGTGCTGATTTCTGCATTCATTCTCAAAGAGAAAGTCGGCTTGCCACGTTTTCTGGCTGCCGGTCTCATTGTGTTGGGTGCTATCACCTTACGGCTTTCATGA